Proteins found in one Flavobacteriales bacterium genomic segment:
- a CDS encoding alpha/beta fold hydrolase, which translates to MKLHFKSFGEGKPVIILHGLFGSSDNWQTLAKVIAEKYKVYLVDQRNHGHSSHVPEMDYGVMCDDLFELIQDEQLDQVGIIGHSMGGKTAMYFAQEHPELIRDLIVVDMGTKKYPPHHQVIFDALLGIDLDKVTMRKQVEEHLRLTIHDNGVIQFLLKNLYWSEKEKLDWRFNLHVLYREIDRILDAVPPGRIDVRTLFIRGEKSNYILNTDFPSLGEQFPGCEIKTIMGAGHWVHAEAPKEFLHEVMSFLS; encoded by the coding sequence ATGAAACTACATTTCAAATCCTTCGGAGAAGGAAAGCCTGTAATTATTTTACATGGACTTTTTGGTTCTTCCGATAATTGGCAAACGCTGGCAAAAGTAATTGCAGAAAAATACAAGGTTTATCTGGTAGACCAACGAAATCATGGTCATTCTTCACATGTACCCGAAATGGATTATGGCGTAATGTGTGATGATTTGTTTGAATTGATACAAGATGAACAATTGGATCAGGTCGGTATTATTGGTCATTCCATGGGAGGAAAAACAGCCATGTATTTTGCTCAGGAGCATCCGGAATTAATACGTGATTTGATTGTGGTTGATATGGGAACAAAAAAATATCCACCCCATCACCAGGTGATTTTTGATGCCTTATTGGGAATAGATCTGGATAAAGTCACTATGCGAAAACAGGTGGAAGAACATCTTCGTTTAACGATTCACGACAATGGTGTAATTCAATTTTTATTGAAGAATTTATACTGGAGTGAAAAAGAAAAACTCGATTGGCGATTCAATTTACATGTTCTCTACAGAGAAATCGACAGAATATTAGATGCAGTTCCTCCGGGTAGAATCGATGTGCGGACTTTATTTATTCGCGGAGAAAAATCGAATTATATTTTAAATACAGACTTTCCTTCTCTTGGAGAGCAATTTCCGGGATGTGAAATAAAAACAATTATGGGCGCCGGCCATTGGGTGCATGCCGAAGCTCCAAAAGAATTTTTACACGAGGTGATGTCCTTTTTAAGTTGA
- a CDS encoding CBS domain-containing protein, which yields MLTQDLISENIPPIKLSDTGTKALKWMDEFKVAHLPVVDNGQYFGLVADADIFDLNSPEKTIGEQLEDLELDDIHVTEGQHIYDAIKIMNENRLSIVPVLNKDKHYLGVISMSNLMEKIGSVSSITEPGSVLILEVNYQDYSLSQIAQIVEGNNARILSVFLNNNPENGTIDVTLKINKTDVSGILQTFQRYNYFIKSAFQVDSDYFDDLKTRYDALMNYLKM from the coding sequence ATGCTTACACAAGACCTGATATCTGAAAACATTCCACCCATCAAACTTAGCGATACGGGAACCAAAGCGCTGAAATGGATGGATGAATTTAAAGTGGCTCATCTGCCGGTGGTAGATAATGGTCAGTATTTCGGTTTGGTAGCAGACGCCGACATTTTTGATTTGAACAGTCCGGAAAAAACCATTGGTGAACAATTGGAAGATCTTGAACTGGACGACATCCACGTAACCGAAGGTCAACACATTTACGATGCGATAAAAATCATGAATGAAAACCGCCTCTCTATTGTTCCGGTTTTGAATAAAGACAAACACTATTTAGGCGTGATTTCCATGAGTAATCTGATGGAAAAAATCGGGTCTGTTTCTTCAATTACAGAACCCGGAAGCGTGTTGATTTTAGAAGTCAATTATCAGGATTATTCCTTATCGCAAATTGCCCAAATTGTAGAGGGAAATAATGCACGAATCCTCTCTGTGTTTTTAAACAACAATCCTGAAAACGGAACGATAGATGTTACGTTAAAAATCAATAAGACGGACGTCTCCGGAATACTGCAGACGTTTCAACGTTATAATTATTTCATTAAGTCGGCATTTCAGGTTGACTCCGATTATTTCGACGATCTGAAAACCCGTTACGACGCTTTAATGAATTATCTAAAAATGTAA
- a CDS encoding isoprenyl transferase, protein MSFKDQIDLSKVPVHVAVIMDGNGRWAKQKGEQRIVGHISGVESVRETLTAATELGVKYLTLYAFSTENWNRPKAEVDALMDLLVNTIAQEIDTLNENGVRLQAIGDIENLPASCNSALKEAIRKTSHNSTINLVLALSYSSRWEIVNACKKIAEDVKSGKINPDDISEQSIASYLNTSAIPDPELLIRTSGENRISNFLLWQCAYTEFYFTKTFWPDFKKENFFEAISEYQRRERRFGMVSEQLKSDAE, encoded by the coding sequence ATGAGTTTTAAAGACCAAATAGATTTAAGTAAAGTGCCTGTGCATGTGGCAGTTATAATGGACGGCAATGGACGTTGGGCCAAGCAAAAGGGCGAACAACGGATTGTAGGTCACATCAGCGGTGTTGAATCTGTTCGGGAAACGCTAACTGCAGCCACAGAATTGGGGGTAAAATACCTGACCTTATATGCGTTCTCTACTGAAAATTGGAATCGACCCAAAGCTGAAGTGGATGCCTTAATGGATTTATTGGTAAATACCATTGCTCAGGAAATTGACACGCTGAATGAAAATGGAGTACGCTTGCAGGCCATCGGTGATATAGAAAATTTACCGGCCTCCTGCAATTCGGCATTAAAAGAAGCGATTCGAAAAACTTCGCACAATTCAACTATAAATTTAGTTTTAGCACTTAGCTACAGTTCCCGCTGGGAAATTGTAAATGCTTGCAAAAAAATTGCAGAGGATGTTAAGTCCGGAAAAATAAATCCGGATGACATTAGTGAGCAATCCATTGCATCGTATTTAAACACCTCGGCTATTCCTGATCCTGAATTATTAATTCGCACCAGTGGTGAAAACAGAATCAGTAATTTTCTATTATGGCAGTGTGCCTACACTGAATTTTATTTTACAAAAACATTCTGGCCCGATTTTAAAAAAGAAAACTTTTTTGAAGCAATTTCCGAATACCAGCGCAGAGAACGCCGATTCGGTATGGTTAGTGAACAACTTAAATCTGATGCGGAATAA
- a CDS encoding endonuclease/exonuclease/phosphatase family protein, protein MMLKFKALLFFSLTGLSLFAQSAQKKYYSAVVAFWNVENFYDTINEPTKNDEEFLPNGLNRWTSERYWKKIDRLGEVISQIGTDVNPDGPAVIGLAEIENINVLNDLVKNPQISARNYKPILIEGPDRRGVDVALLYNPKYFKLTSAKSYRLSDPTDTSFASRDQLLVSGTLDGENMHFIVAHWPSRRGGEKRSRPKRELAAKLGRHIIDSLQKADPASKVIYMGDLNDDPVNASVYKHIGAYGKQTDSTGTQLYNPMYAMYKNGIGSLAYNDSWNLFDQFLITSSLLIQNQTGFSFHSAKVFNRPFLRQDNGNFKGYPFRTYSGGTYSGGYADHFPVYLMLKKEVK, encoded by the coding sequence ATGATGTTAAAATTTAAAGCGCTCCTGTTTTTTTCTTTAACAGGACTGAGTCTTTTTGCTCAATCTGCACAAAAAAAATACTATTCCGCCGTGGTGGCCTTTTGGAACGTAGAAAACTTTTACGATACCATTAATGAACCCACTAAAAATGACGAGGAGTTTCTTCCGAATGGACTCAACCGTTGGACAAGCGAACGCTACTGGAAGAAAATCGATCGGCTTGGGGAAGTTATTTCTCAAATAGGGACAGATGTTAATCCGGATGGGCCTGCCGTTATTGGTCTTGCCGAAATAGAAAACATTAACGTTTTGAACGACCTTGTAAAAAACCCGCAAATCAGCGCCAGAAATTATAAACCCATACTTATTGAAGGTCCCGACCGAAGAGGTGTTGATGTCGCTTTATTATACAACCCCAAATATTTTAAACTTACATCTGCAAAATCGTACCGTCTGAGCGACCCCACCGACACTTCATTTGCGTCGAGGGATCAGTTATTGGTATCGGGAACTTTAGATGGAGAAAACATGCATTTTATTGTTGCGCACTGGCCTTCCAGAAGAGGAGGTGAAAAAAGGAGCCGGCCCAAACGCGAATTGGCAGCGAAGCTTGGTCGACATATTATCGATTCACTTCAAAAAGCAGATCCTGCTTCGAAAGTGATTTATATGGGCGATTTAAATGACGATCCGGTAAATGCTTCGGTTTATAAGCATATCGGTGCATATGGAAAACAAACTGACTCAACAGGAACGCAGCTTTATAATCCGATGTATGCCATGTATAAAAATGGAATTGGATCTCTGGCTTATAATGATAGCTGGAATTTATTTGATCAATTCTTGATTACTTCTTCACTTTTAATTCAAAATCAAACCGGATTTTCTTTCCATTCGGCCAAAGTGTTTAACCGTCCATTTTTAAGGCAGGATAATGGAAACTTTAAAGGTTATCCCTTCCGTACCTATTCGGGCGGAACTTATTCCGGCGGATATGCGGATCACTTTCCGGTTTATCTGATGCTCAAAAAGGAAGTGAAATAA
- a CDS encoding NAD kinase → MNIAIYGRSFNDNFIAPIQFLFDELGKRKTQLYVFEAFNSYLRPRVNVKSDIKLFTKHTEIKNKVDCLISIGGDGSILDCVSIVKDSGIPILGINTGRLGFLSNISKEDIERAITSLFEKEFRIEKRALLHVDTTKNVFGKHAFALNELTLHRKDSSSMITIHTYIDDMFLNSYWADGLIIATPTGSTAYSLSCGGPIVTPGSDNFVITPIAPHNLNVRPVIVSDSSEIRLKVEGRSKHFLATLDSRSYNVDSEDEIIITKAEFKIKLIQLSEQNFFGTIRNKLMWGIDKRN, encoded by the coding sequence ATGAACATTGCCATATACGGGCGTTCATTCAACGACAATTTTATTGCTCCTATTCAATTTCTTTTTGATGAATTGGGTAAGAGAAAAACGCAGCTATACGTCTTCGAAGCATTCAATTCCTATTTACGTCCCCGCGTAAACGTAAAAAGCGACATCAAACTTTTTACCAAGCATACTGAAATAAAAAACAAGGTGGATTGCCTGATTTCCATTGGAGGCGATGGGTCTATTTTGGATTGCGTTTCAATTGTTAAGGATTCAGGGATTCCGATTTTAGGAATAAATACAGGGCGGTTAGGTTTTCTTTCAAACATCTCCAAAGAGGATATAGAGCGGGCCATAACCTCTCTTTTTGAAAAAGAATTCCGCATTGAAAAACGTGCTTTACTCCATGTGGATACCACCAAAAATGTATTTGGAAAACATGCTTTTGCGCTGAATGAACTTACCCTACATCGCAAGGATTCCAGCTCAATGATTACCATCCATACCTACATCGACGATATGTTTTTAAACTCCTATTGGGCAGATGGATTGATTATAGCAACACCCACGGGCTCTACTGCGTATTCGCTAAGCTGCGGAGGTCCCATAGTAACTCCAGGTTCAGATAATTTTGTGATTACGCCAATTGCCCCCCATAACCTGAATGTACGTCCCGTAATTGTTTCCGATAGCTCAGAAATCCGTTTAAAAGTTGAGGGCCGGTCCAAGCATTTTTTAGCTACCCTCGATTCCCGCTCCTACAATGTTGACAGTGAAGATGAAATCATCATCACAAAAGCGGAATTTAAGATCAAGCTCATACAGTTAAGTGAACAGAATTTCTTCGGAACAATTCGAAATAAACTGATGTGGGGGATCGATAAGCGTAACTAA
- a CDS encoding pyridoxine 5'-phosphate synthase, with protein sequence MTKLSVNVNKVATLRNSRGGSIPDPVQVALDAERFGAQGITVHPRPDERHIRYADVRNLAPLISTEFNIEGNPKEKKFVDLVLDVCPHQVTLVPDTSGQLTSDHGWNTVVEQEYLREIIGLFKSKGIRTSLFVDPEIEMVEAAFTTGTDRIELYTESYAANYSNNRVNAIQAYKLAAIRANELGLGVNAGHDLNLENLAFFKEQIPGLLEVSIGHALIADALYFGLQKTIELYLEKLK encoded by the coding sequence ATGACAAAGCTGAGCGTGAATGTAAACAAGGTGGCCACCTTAAGGAATTCAAGAGGGGGCTCAATTCCAGATCCGGTTCAGGTGGCCCTCGATGCCGAGCGATTCGGAGCACAGGGAATTACTGTACATCCACGACCGGATGAACGCCATATCCGCTATGCTGATGTTCGAAATCTGGCACCATTAATTTCTACTGAATTCAACATTGAAGGAAATCCAAAAGAAAAGAAGTTTGTTGATTTGGTGTTGGATGTATGCCCTCACCAGGTGACATTAGTTCCGGATACAAGCGGACAATTAACTTCCGATCATGGGTGGAATACTGTAGTTGAACAGGAATATTTACGGGAAATAATTGGGTTGTTTAAATCAAAAGGGATTCGTACCTCCTTGTTTGTAGACCCGGAAATAGAAATGGTGGAAGCAGCATTTACAACAGGTACAGACCGCATTGAATTATATACAGAAAGTTATGCTGCTAATTATTCGAACAATCGTGTCAATGCTATTCAGGCGTATAAACTGGCTGCAATTCGTGCCAATGAATTAGGATTAGGTGTAAATGCCGGACATGATCTAAACCTGGAGAACCTTGCATTTTTTAAAGAGCAAATTCCCGGTTTATTAGAAGTTTCCATTGGGCATGCTTTAATTGCAGATGCGCTTTATTTCGGACTTCAAAAAACAATCGAATTGTATTTAGAAAAATTAAAATGA